A single window of Nicotiana sylvestris chromosome 5, ASM39365v2, whole genome shotgun sequence DNA harbors:
- the LOC138869090 gene encoding uncharacterized protein, whose translation MTNDNGNQAISMVTANASTSRTPALALAKKPEKFFGLDFRRWQQKMFFYLTTLSLQKFNKEDFPFLPDKTPENKRFLVIEAWKHSDFLCKNYVLSGLEDDLYNAYSGVETSKELWTALEKKYKIEDAGLKKFVAAKFLDYKIVDSKIFIKGLVINEAFEVATMIEKLPPLRKDFKNYLKHKRKKMSLEVLIELKERLKESRGRKKSKIEGIKKESINHLEIQNQSEIDLNGKEAIEDLAR comes from the exons atgaCTAATGATAACGGGAACCAGGCTATTTCAATGGTGACTGCCAATGCATCAACAAGCCGAACACCGGCGTTGGCATTGGCGAAGAAACCCGAAAAATTTTTCGGGTTAGATTTCAGGCGGtggcagcagaagatgttcttctacttgactactttaAGTCTGCAGAAGTTCAACAAGGAAGATTTTCCTTTTTTGCCCGATAAAACTCCAGAGAATaaacgctttctcgtgattgaggcgtggaagcattctgattttCTGTGCAAGAACTATGTTCTTAGCGGATTGGAGGATGATTTGTATAATGCctacagtggcgtggagacgtcaaaagaattgtggactgcgcttgaaaagaaatacaaaattgaAGATGCCGGGTTGAAGAAATTTGTTGCCGctaaatttttggactacaaaatagttgatagcaa aaTTTTCATTAAAGGTCTTGTCATTAATGAAGCATTTGAAGTAGCaacgatgattgagaagttgcctcctttgcggaaggacttcaaaaactacttgaaacacaaacgcaaGAAGATGTCCCTTGAAGttctcatt GAACTCAAGGAAAGATTGAAGGAATCAAGAGGCAGGAAAAAATCCAAGATTGAAGGAATCAAGAAGGAATCAATTAACCATCTGGAGATTCAGAATCAATCAGAGATTGATTTAAATGGAAAAGAAGCAATCGAAGATCTTGCTAGATAA